A single window of Wenzhouxiangella sp. XN24 DNA harbors:
- the gltX gene encoding glutamate--tRNA ligase — MGLPTPVTGAAAALRSTGRVAIRAVRYHYALMSIVTRFAPSPTGRLHAGNLRTALFNWCLARGAGGRFLLRSEDTDVAREGQGDLEKQLADLAWFGLDWDGGPDRNAPEGPFRQSERRELYREALGHLAETGHAYTCYRTEPELKQRRAELRRRGLPPRYDREWAQLPHAEIVRRRQAGQMPVIRFAAPQTGEVGWDDLVRGPRSLPAAEIADFILARSDGSPGFLFANAVDDALMGVTHVLRGEDHLVNTARQLVILEALGQPAPRYGHMPLLAGEDGTKLSKRTGAMSVGSFRDAGILPLAFANTLARLGHPWEAPGLLSMQDMAAGFDPARLTTAAQRFDMAQVGHWQRAALDALPAADLAAWAGPAALEGVPAGLQEKFLEAVRHNVLRPAEVAEWQAILFGPPTLDPPPDTAAAPGLFAAALGAWEAGATDHRQLAAAVKDAVGVGGKQFFKPLRLALTGRTEGPDLGALFAVMPGDTIRARLAQHVQPAPGAEA; from the coding sequence ATGGGTCTGCCGACCCCCGTGACCGGCGCGGCTGCGGCGCTTCGGTCCACGGGTCGTGTCGCGATCCGCGCAGTCCGTTACCATTACGCGCTTATGTCCATCGTCACACGATTTGCCCCGAGTCCGACCGGGCGGCTGCACGCCGGCAACCTGCGCACGGCGCTGTTCAACTGGTGCCTGGCGCGCGGCGCCGGGGGCCGCTTCCTGTTGCGCTCCGAGGACACCGACGTGGCGCGCGAGGGACAGGGCGATCTCGAGAAACAGCTCGCCGACCTGGCGTGGTTCGGCCTCGACTGGGACGGCGGGCCGGACCGCAACGCGCCCGAAGGGCCGTTTCGCCAGTCGGAGCGTCGCGAGCTCTACCGCGAGGCGCTCGGGCACCTCGCGGAGACCGGGCATGCCTACACCTGCTACCGGACGGAGCCCGAGCTGAAGCAGCGCCGCGCGGAGCTCCGGCGTCGCGGCCTGCCGCCGCGTTACGACCGCGAGTGGGCACAGCTGCCGCATGCCGAGATCGTGCGCCGCCGACAGGCCGGGCAGATGCCGGTGATTCGATTCGCGGCCCCGCAGACCGGCGAAGTCGGCTGGGACGACCTGGTGCGCGGGCCGCGCAGCCTGCCGGCCGCCGAGATCGCGGATTTCATCCTCGCGCGCAGCGACGGTTCCCCGGGTTTTTTGTTCGCCAATGCGGTTGACGATGCCCTGATGGGCGTGACCCACGTGCTGCGCGGCGAGGATCACCTGGTGAACACGGCCCGCCAGCTCGTCATCCTCGAGGCGCTGGGCCAGCCGGCCCCGCGTTACGGCCACATGCCGCTGCTCGCGGGTGAAGACGGCACCAAGCTGTCCAAGCGCACCGGGGCGATGAGCGTCGGCAGCTTTCGCGATGCGGGGATCCTGCCGCTGGCCTTCGCCAACACGCTGGCCCGGCTGGGACATCCGTGGGAGGCGCCCGGCCTGCTGTCCATGCAGGACATGGCGGCGGGGTTCGATCCCGCGCGCCTGACGACCGCGGCGCAGCGTTTCGACATGGCCCAGGTCGGGCACTGGCAGCGCGCGGCGCTCGACGCCTTGCCGGCGGCAGACCTCGCGGCCTGGGCGGGCCCCGCCGCGCTCGAGGGGGTGCCCGCGGGCTTGCAGGAAAAATTCCTCGAAGCCGTGCGCCACAACGTGCTGCGGCCCGCCGAGGTCGCCGAGTGGCAGGCGATCCTGTTCGGCCCGCCGACCCTGGACCCGCCGCCGGACACCGCTGCGGCGCCCGGCCTGTTCGCGGCCGCCCTGGGCGCCTGGGAGGCGGGGGCGACGGACCACAGGCAGCTCGCCGCCGCGGTGAAGGACGCCGTCGGCGTCGGCGGAAAGCAGTTCTTCAAGCCCCTGCGCCTGGCCCTGACGGGCCGGACCGAAGGGCCGGATCTCGGCGCCCTGTTCGCCGTGATGCCCGGCGACACCATCCGTGCGCGCCTTGCGCAGCACGTCCAACCCGCGCCCGGCGCGGAAGCCTGA
- a CDS encoding tRNA-(ms[2]io[6]A)-hydroxylase: MNSRAAPTVPVPPPVLAALVEFLGAPTPSGWIDAAADPAALPTLLVDHANCEKKAASTALAMLFRYEDHDALTERLSRLAREELRHFEQVRQLMRRREIEWRRVPASRYAAGLAAAVRKAEPGRLVDRLVVGAFIEARSCERFALLAPRLDAELGRFYAGLLASEARHFQHYLELARGFAGDELDARIGEIRAIENALATEYDTELRFHSGPPS, encoded by the coding sequence ATGAATTCCCGCGCCGCGCCGACCGTGCCCGTCCCACCGCCTGTGCTCGCCGCGCTCGTCGAGTTTCTCGGTGCGCCGACGCCGTCCGGCTGGATCGACGCCGCTGCCGATCCGGCGGCCTTGCCGACGTTGCTGGTGGACCATGCCAATTGCGAAAAGAAGGCGGCCTCCACGGCGCTCGCGATGCTGTTTCGCTACGAGGACCACGACGCGCTGACCGAGCGGCTCTCGCGGCTTGCGCGCGAGGAGCTGCGGCATTTCGAGCAGGTCCGCCAGCTGATGCGGCGACGGGAGATCGAGTGGCGCCGCGTCCCGGCCTCGCGCTATGCGGCCGGCCTGGCCGCCGCGGTGCGCAAGGCGGAGCCCGGGCGGCTGGTCGATCGCCTGGTGGTGGGGGCCTTCATCGAGGCCCGCTCCTGCGAGCGATTCGCCTTGCTGGCGCCGCGTCTCGACGCGGAGCTGGGCCGCTTCTATGCGGGGCTGCTGGCGTCCGAGGCCCGCCATTTCCAGCATTACCTGGAACTCGCGCGCGGCTTCGCCGGGGACGAACTCGACGCACGCATCGGCGAAATTCGGGCGATCGAGAATGCGCTCGCCACGGAGTACGACACGGAGCTGCGCTTCCACAGCGGCCCGCCGTCCTGA
- a CDS encoding peptidylprolyl isomerase translates to MRPILSALALSLVSAPAGAEDPGSAAPRVELLTNHGALVLELDPAKAPATTANFLRYVRDGHYDGLIFHRVIPGFMAQAGGYDAEFEERDTREPVENESRNGLSNERGTIAMARTNNPHSATAQFFINLVDNPRLDGSPGNWGYTVFGRLVEGLDVLDKIASIPTGRGGPFPTDVPQAPVVISSARVVEGD, encoded by the coding sequence ATGCGTCCCATTCTCTCCGCGCTTGCACTTTCGCTCGTCTCCGCCCCCGCCGGCGCCGAAGACCCGGGTTCCGCCGCCCCCCGGGTCGAGCTGCTCACGAACCACGGCGCCCTGGTGCTCGAACTCGATCCGGCGAAGGCGCCGGCGACCACGGCGAATTTCCTGCGCTATGTGCGCGACGGCCATTACGACGGCCTCATCTTCCACCGGGTGATCCCCGGCTTCATGGCCCAGGCCGGCGGCTACGACGCCGAATTCGAGGAGCGCGACACGCGCGAGCCCGTGGAAAACGAGTCCCGCAACGGGCTGTCCAACGAGCGCGGCACCATCGCGATGGCGCGCACCAACAACCCGCATTCCGCCACCGCGCAGTTCTTCATCAACCTGGTGGACAACCCGCGCCTCGACGGCAGCCCGGGCAACTGGGGCTACACGGTGTTCGGCCGGCTCGTCGAAGGCCTCGACGTGCTCGACAAGATCGCCTCCATTCCGACCGGGCGCGGCGGACCGTTCCCCACGGACGTGCCGCAGGCCCCCGTGGTGATCAGCTCGGCACGCGTCGTCGAGGGCGACTGA
- a CDS encoding UDP-2,3-diacylglucosamine diphosphatase → MTTLFISDLHLDPARPDITTQALEFLATETRDAEALYILGDLFEAWVGDDDPEPEKARVIEALKRLADGGLPCYFMHGNRDFLVGEGFAAASGCTLLPDPTVVELYGQRVLLMHGDTLCTGDREYQAFRQMVRNPQWQQAMLARPLAERLAIARQLRETSAASMAGKAEEIMDVEQDAVVAAMRAHDVTLLVHGHTHRPAVHRFEIDGREATRIVLGDWYTQGSVLSWDAEGFVLRTLPRESPDDAAP, encoded by the coding sequence ATGACCACGCTGTTCATCTCCGACCTGCACCTCGACCCGGCGCGCCCGGACATCACCACCCAGGCGCTCGAGTTCCTCGCCACGGAGACGCGGGATGCCGAGGCGCTCTACATCCTCGGCGACCTGTTCGAGGCGTGGGTGGGAGACGACGACCCGGAGCCGGAGAAAGCGCGCGTGATCGAGGCCTTGAAGCGCCTCGCCGACGGCGGCCTGCCCTGTTATTTCATGCACGGCAATCGCGATTTTCTCGTCGGCGAGGGTTTTGCAGCCGCCAGCGGGTGCACGCTGTTGCCGGACCCGACCGTCGTCGAGCTGTATGGCCAGCGCGTGCTGCTGATGCACGGCGACACCCTGTGCACGGGGGACCGCGAGTACCAGGCGTTCCGCCAGATGGTGCGTAATCCGCAGTGGCAACAGGCGATGCTGGCCCGGCCGCTCGCGGAACGACTCGCGATCGCCCGGCAACTGCGCGAGACGAGCGCCGCCAGCATGGCGGGCAAGGCCGAGGAGATCATGGACGTCGAACAGGATGCCGTGGTCGCCGCGATGCGGGCGCACGACGTGACGCTGCTGGTCCACGGCCACACCCACCGTCCCGCCGTGCATCGCTTCGAGATCGACGGCCGCGAGGCCACGCGCATCGTACTCGGTGACTGGTACACGCAGGGCAGCGTGTTGTCCTGGGACGCGGAGGGCTTCGTGCTGCGGACGCTGCCGCGCGAGTCGCCGGACGACGCGGCGCCCTGA
- a CDS encoding DUF3422 domain-containing protein encodes MSADETRKSSGGAAGEEASLLPAGHPLREELYGESHARPFPVVSAPVRISHLAMLADPGEAAAHRARLEALAAVHGVAPPPPDTMAWYAAFPGFTVRWERHTEFCTYTFLRPDDHEVPFARTAIDVLPQGWLASLPGALLVAVHATVVAGEPPDPFCPELQAQFDGKMVVGSRIVDDRAVVWTSLQLHGDGFARYLVCNMGLNDFQTGRTVQRLLEIETYRILALLGYPEAKRVWPRVRRLDMELARLIDRLARTDGPTSEQQLLMELSGISQAIEHMRSDTNYRFSATRAYMAAMNRRLEDLREHKYPGRSSITKFLERRMRPALDTCDSVDAHLQDLSLRVARATEALRARIETSIEEQNRDMLESLNRRSLQQLRLQQTVEGLSVAAISYYLVGLLNYGLKGLEKAGLALPVEALTALLIGPVVLGVWWLVRWRRNRINARHN; translated from the coding sequence ATGAGCGCCGACGAGACACGGAAGAGTTCCGGTGGCGCGGCCGGCGAGGAGGCGTCGCTGTTGCCGGCCGGCCATCCCCTCAGGGAGGAACTGTACGGCGAATCGCATGCGAGGCCGTTCCCGGTCGTGTCCGCCCCGGTGCGGATCAGCCACCTGGCGATGCTGGCCGATCCCGGCGAGGCGGCCGCGCATCGCGCCCGTCTCGAGGCGCTCGCCGCCGTCCACGGCGTCGCGCCGCCGCCGCCCGACACGATGGCCTGGTATGCGGCGTTCCCGGGCTTCACCGTGCGCTGGGAACGGCACACGGAATTCTGCACCTACACCTTCCTGCGCCCGGACGACCACGAGGTGCCCTTCGCCCGTACCGCGATCGACGTCCTGCCGCAGGGCTGGCTGGCCTCGCTGCCCGGCGCGCTGCTGGTGGCGGTCCACGCGACCGTCGTCGCCGGCGAGCCGCCGGACCCATTCTGTCCCGAACTGCAGGCGCAGTTCGACGGCAAGATGGTCGTGGGCAGTCGGATCGTCGACGACCGGGCGGTCGTCTGGACCTCCCTGCAGCTGCACGGCGACGGGTTTGCGCGCTACCTGGTCTGCAACATGGGCCTGAACGATTTCCAGACGGGGCGCACGGTGCAGCGCCTGCTGGAGATCGAGACCTACCGGATCCTGGCGCTGCTGGGCTATCCCGAGGCCAAGCGTGTCTGGCCGCGGGTCAGGCGGCTCGACATGGAGCTCGCGCGCCTCATCGACCGTCTCGCGCGCACCGACGGGCCCACGAGCGAGCAACAGCTGCTGATGGAGCTGTCGGGGATCTCGCAGGCGATCGAGCACATGCGCTCGGACACCAATTATCGCTTCTCCGCGACCCGCGCCTACATGGCGGCAATGAACCGGCGCCTCGAGGACCTGCGCGAGCACAAGTACCCGGGCCGCTCGTCCATCACGAAATTTCTCGAGCGACGCATGCGTCCCGCGCTGGACACCTGCGATTCGGTGGACGCGCACCTGCAGGACCTTTCGCTGCGCGTGGCGCGGGCCACCGAGGCACTGCGCGCGCGCATCGAGACCAGCATCGAGGAACAGAATCGCGACATGCTGGAATCCCTCAACCGCCGCAGCCTGCAGCAGCTGCGCCTGCAGCAGACCGTCGAGGGTCTGTCCGTGGCGGCCATCAGCTATTACCTCGTCGGCCTGTTGAATTACGGCCTGAAGGGCCTGGAGAAGGCGGGACTGGCTTTGCCGGTCGAAGCGCTCACCGCCCTGCTGATCGGGCCCGTCGTGCTGGGGGTCTGGTGGCTGGTGCGCTGGCGCCGCAACCGCATCAACGCGCGCCACAACTGA
- a CDS encoding protein kinase: MRILIVDDHRDYRTWLGHHLSAAQPGADIVDHEAAGEDPWPEGFAATDWDLVFLDHRVGMHDGLELLRDLKSREDCPPIVFLTPQGDQHAIARALQEGADDFLPKGRSTHDHISRIVREALRRGRRMPGAATRAADEDAPSFRLKGHRFLKALGSGSTASVYLMERERNEQLAVAKVFRHVPDRVDHFAPLQRFLREYEVISGIRHPNVVQIFDLGIADDMAFIVMEYFSGGHLGERLAKGMPMQEALEYLAQAARALAAIHAVGVLHRDLKPANIMLRDDATLAVIDFGVAKLRDAAAELTGLGEVFGTPYYMSPEQGEGTPVDERSDIYSLGVVFHEMLTGRKPYVAGSPIAVIWKHRHAPLPRLPKSMAECQPLLDRMMAKAREERFASADELLAAVVALQAPDPVAEVSGEPGT, encoded by the coding sequence TCACGAGGCGGCCGGCGAAGATCCCTGGCCGGAGGGCTTTGCGGCGACCGACTGGGACCTGGTCTTTCTCGATCACCGCGTGGGCATGCACGACGGACTCGAGTTGCTGCGCGACCTGAAATCGCGCGAGGACTGCCCGCCGATCGTGTTCCTGACGCCCCAGGGCGACCAGCACGCCATCGCCCGGGCGCTGCAGGAAGGCGCGGACGATTTCCTGCCGAAGGGCCGCAGCACGCACGACCACATCAGCCGGATCGTGCGCGAGGCGCTGCGCCGGGGCCGCCGCATGCCCGGCGCTGCGACGCGCGCGGCCGACGAGGACGCGCCTTCTTTCCGCCTCAAGGGACACCGGTTCCTGAAGGCGCTGGGCAGCGGTTCGACGGCCTCGGTGTATCTCATGGAGCGTGAGCGCAACGAGCAGCTGGCGGTCGCCAAGGTGTTCCGGCATGTGCCCGACCGGGTCGATCACTTCGCCCCCCTGCAGCGTTTCCTGCGGGAATACGAGGTGATTTCCGGCATTCGCCATCCGAATGTCGTGCAGATTTTCGATCTCGGCATCGCCGACGACATGGCCTTCATCGTCATGGAGTATTTCTCCGGGGGGCACCTCGGCGAACGTCTCGCGAAGGGCATGCCGATGCAGGAGGCGCTGGAGTATCTCGCACAGGCGGCCCGCGCCCTGGCTGCGATCCACGCGGTCGGCGTGCTGCACCGGGACCTCAAGCCGGCCAACATCATGCTGCGCGACGACGCCACGCTGGCGGTCATCGACTTCGGCGTCGCCAAGCTGCGTGACGCCGCGGCCGAACTCACGGGGCTCGGCGAGGTCTTCGGCACCCCGTACTACATGAGCCCGGAGCAGGGCGAAGGCACCCCGGTCGACGAGCGCTCCGACATCTACAGCCTGGGGGTCGTGTTCCACGAGATGCTCACGGGGCGCAAGCCGTACGTGGCGGGCTCGCCCATCGCGGTCATCTGGAAGCATCGGCACGCCCCGCTGCCGCGCCTGCCGAAGTCGATGGCGGAGTGCCAGCCCCTGCTCGATCGCATGATGGCCAAGGCGCGCGAGGAGCGCTTCGCCTCGGCCGACGAGCTGCTCGCCGCGGTCGTGGCCCTGCAGGCCCCCGACCCGGTGGCCGAAGTCTCCGGGGAGCCGGGTACATGA